One genomic region from Epinephelus fuscoguttatus linkage group LG6, E.fuscoguttatus.final_Chr_v1 encodes:
- the man1b1b gene encoding mannosidase, alpha, class 1B, member 1b, which produces MHSQPRQDYISINFAGQGSGNYNNGKQWRRQSCWRKWKQLSRLQRSLILVLLFICGIASYPAVTEHLRGLTDGDQDTDANNYLRPVIPHVLPEPVKQGQLPLPEQTSQRKLSNKRGPPVLHNRLQKKGNASDPVAEGKAADGKKGEEEGVISWHGAVIDTEQGTEGTKDGEIKEDSPANQKDKPTNESEGNWLEAVQQAFRHAWKGYKDFAWGHDELRPLSKSYSEWFGLGLTLIDALDTMWILGLKEEFEEARTWVATELTFNKNVDVNLFESTIRILGGLLSTYHLTGDTLFLDKAKDIGSRLMPAFNTPSKIPYSDVNIGKGTAHPPRWTSDSTVAEVTSIQLEFRELSRLTEEPQYQAAVAEVMKQVHKLDGKLDGLVPMFINTNNGQFTHQGIYTLGARADSYYEYLLKQWIQGGKKEIQLLEDYLQAIEGVKKNLLQKSSPNGLTFVGELSHGQFSPKMDHLVCFLPGTLALGAHHGLPADHMDLAKQLMETCYQMYVQMETGLSPEIVHFNMHQGSNRDIDVKLADRHNLLRPETVESLFYLYRFTKDHKYQEWGWEILQNFNKYTKVPSGGYTSINNVRDPAYPSPRDKMESFFLGETLKYLYLLFSDDHNLISLDQYVFNTEAHPLPIWPSTA; this is translated from the exons AAATGGAAGCAGCTGTCCAGACTGCAGCGGAGCCTTATCCTCGTCCTCCTTTTTATTTGTGGAATCGCTTCCTATCCTGCTGTTACTGAACACCTCAGAG gCCTTACAGATGGGGACCAAGACACAGATGCTAACAACTACTTGAGGCCCGTCATCCCCCATGTGCTGCCCGAGCCTGTCAAACAGGGCCAACTACCACTGCCAGAACAAACCTCCcag AGGAAATTATCCAATAAGAGAGGACCACCTGTCCTTCACAATCGTCTTCAGAAGAAGGGAAACGCTTCAGATCCAGTGGCTGAGGGAAAGGCAGCTGACGgcaagaaaggagaggaggagggagtcaTCAG CTGGCATGGGGCGGTGATCGACACTGAACAGGGCACAGAAGGCACAAAGGACGGGGAAATTAAGGAGGATTCACCCGCCAACCAAAAAGACAAACCAACAAATGAGTCAG AAGGAAACTGGCTGGAGGCGGTGCAGCAAGCTTTCAGACATGCATGGAAGGGTTATAAAGACTTTGCTTGGGGCCATGATGAACTCAGGCCCCTTTCCAAGTCCTACAGTGAGTGGTTTGGCCTGGGTTTGACACTCATTGATGCCCTGGATACCATGTGGATCCTGGGGCTTAAAGAAG AATTTGAAGAAGCAAGGACGTGGGTGGCCACAGAGCTAACATTCAACAAGAATGTAGATGTCAACTTATTTGAAAGCACCATCCGCATCCTGGGAGGCCTACTGAGCACCTACCATCTGACTGGAGACACCCTGTTCCTAGACAAAGCT AAAGACATCGGCTCCAGGCTGATGCCAGCCTTTAACACCCCGTCCAAGATCCCCTATTCTGATGTGAATATCGGGAAAGGGACAGCCCATCCCCCTCGCTGGACCTCAGATAGCACTGTAGCCGAGGTTACAAGCATCCAGCTGGAGTTCAGAGAGCTCAGCCGCCTCACTGAGGAACCACAGTACCAG GCTGCAGTGGCTGAGGTTATGAAGCAGGTCCACAAGCTGGATGGCAAGCTGGATGGTCTGGTGCCCATGTTCATCAACACAAACAACGGACAGTTCACCCATCAAGGCATCTACACACTGGGAGCCAGAGCCGACAGTTATTATGAATACCTGCTGAAGCAGTGGATCCAGGGAGGCAAGAAGGAGATTCA gcTCTTGGAGGACTACCTGCAGGCAATAGAAGGTGTGAAGAAGAACCTGTTGCAGAAGTCTTCACCTAATGGCCTCACCTTTGTTGGAGAGCTGTCACATGGACAGTTCAGCCCTAAAATG GACCATCtagtgtgtttcctgccaggcaCTCTGGCTCTCGGTGCCCACCACGGCCTGCCCGCTGATCACATGGATTTGGCCAAACAACTGATGGAGACCTGCTACCAGATGTACGTCCAGATGGAGACAGGTCTCAGTCCAGAGATCGTCCACTTCAACATGCATCAGGGCAGCAACCGAGACATCGATGTAAAG CTTGCAGACAGGCACAACCTCCTGCGACCAGAGACGGTGGAGAGTCTGTTCTACCTGTACAGGTTTACCAAGGACCACAAGTACCAGGAGTGGGGCTGGGAGATTCTCCAAAACTTTAACAAGTACACCAAG GTTCCCTCTGGCGGCTACACCTCCATCAATAACGTGCGGGACCCAGCCTACCCAAGCCCTCGGGACAAGATGGAGAGCTTTTTTCTGGGAGAGACCCTGAAATATCTGTATTTGCTCTTCTCAGACGACCACAACCTCATTAGCCTTGACCAGTATGTCTTCAACACTGAAGCTCACCCTTTGCCTATATGGCCTTCCACTGCGTGA